The genomic stretch TGTAACGTGCAGATCTATGAGATCGGGAGACGAATCATTTTTTACCAAAGGAGAAGAACAAGACGCAGCTCATAGATTGCCTCAAGGTGTCGGAACGGGAGCTCGGAGACAAGCCCTTCTTCGGAGGGGCAACATTCGGGCCTGTCGACATCGCTCTCGTCCCCTTCTGTAGCTGGTTCTACGGCTACGAGAAGTGCGGCGGTTTCAGCATCGACACACATTGCTCCAAGCTAATCGCGTAGGCCAAGAGGTGCTCCCAGAAAGACAGCGTGTCGAAGTCTCTGGCCAACCGGGAAAAAAGTCTACGGATTCATGTTGGAGCTCAAGAAGATGTTCGGTGCCGATTAGAAGCAAAAGGACCTAGGTCGTTTGGTGGGATGATGGGTTGTGTTTCAATCTGTTATGTGCCATAAGCTTTTCAAATAAAAAGGATGTAATATGAATCGCCGTTTGCTGTGGACAAAGTTGTTTTGAGGAATAAATGAAACATGCTTTACAATTTACATGGCATCCTCGACCCCTGTTTTCTTCTCTAATGGGAATTACAGCAACAATGCTCAACACCCGCACTCATCGAGGAGGCGCCGACAAAGGCCAATGGTAGAGCAAGAAGCGAGTAGTCCCGAAGAAGATTTTTTGCCAGGAGCAATCGAGATCAATTTTAAAAGACAGAGCCTTAGGAACCCCGACGAAATTGAGAATGACGAACATAATCGGTCCCAGATACATAAGGATTCACTCTTACCACAATTTCGCCATTGGTGTCGGCACAAATTAGGCTTCACATTTGCACATCTGAACTACAACTGAAACTGAAAGGACTAGATCAGAACAGAAACACTTCGAGCTTACTAATAATTTACGTAGCGACCTTTTATTATTGCACACCAAACACTACCTCAGCACGAGCAACTCTCTGTTGCTCACCATGATCACCAACATAAGTTTCGAAAGAAGACACAGCCAAGCGTCTCCTTTCCAAAATACCAGAAATCCAACAACAAGAGCAAGCTCTAAGCAGCAACTATTACTATGAGACCAGccataaaaagataaagaagtaCCCCGCAAGGAGTTATCCAGACCATTTTACTCAATGCCCAAGGCTTTCTTGAGCTGCAAGACGAAGTCACACACCTTGTGAGGGTCGGCGAGAGACTTGGACACGCACTCTATCTCCAGGCACCTCTTGGTCCACGCCATGAGCTTGGGGCACTGCGCCTCGATGCTGAAGCTTCCACACACCTCGTACGCATGGAACCAGGTGGTGAAGGGGACGAGCGCTATGTCCACGAATCCTAACTTCTCTCCCCCGAAGAAGGGCTTGTCTCCAAGCTCGCCTTCCAATAGCTTGATGCTGCCAATCAGCTCCTTCTTGCCCATCTCCTGTTCTTCTCCTTTTGTGGTCCACACTTTCCTCCCCAGGTCATAGAActgcgagttttttttttttaaggacaCCATTAGAAACACACGATGTTCAATTTCAATGTCCGAAAAGTTCATCACACATAGACCAGGCAACCAGTTTCTGAGCATCCTTCCCAGTATACACGTTTTGCTTCTATTTTCGAAGTTTTTCCCGAATTTCACTTCAGCGTAACAAAGAAATTAGCTGAATAAACCACATCCACACACAAACAACAATCTGATCACGTTATCTCAAAAGGCAGAGAGGGGTGACCAAGCAGGCAGTGCCACACATCGCCAAGAAGCATCCGGATTTAAGACTATGGGGAGGACGGCAATCAGCATTACTAACGAGCGCAAGACAGGCGAGTCCCGTCGCTACGGAGGTAAACTCATTCACACGCACAATTGCACAGCAAGCGCGTTCGATCCTTACTGTCTCTCAGATAGCCTGAGTGTGTAGCGACGTCAGGTTTGGGAAAAGATCAGGCTGTACTGGGAGGCCACCGTAACCGGTGGTTCATCCAAGAAAAGCCCACAAAAAACCTAAGCGTTGTGGAACATCAGGGTGACAGAAACCTGGAGGGGTGAGATCCCAGATGGGGGAAATCTTACCTTCTTGTCGACATAATCGGCCCAGAACCTGGCCTGAGCCCTCTGGTAGGGGTCGGACGGCAAGAGGGGGCACTTGTCTGGCCAGGTCTCGTCGATGTAGTGGAGGATGATGAGGGACTCGCAGACGGGCTTGCCGTCGTGGACGAGGACGGGGATCTTCTTGTGTATGGGGTTCATCTGGAGGAGGAGGTCGCTCTTGTTCCTCAGGTCCTCTTCCTTGTACTCGTACTGGATCCCTTTCAAGGCCAGCGCGATCCTGCACCTCATCCCGAACATGCTCGGCCAGAAGTCGAGGAGGATCACCTTGCCCGCCATTGCTTCCGGTTCACCACCAATCTTTGAGAGAAGCAGAGCAACCGCGATTCACCAGAGCCTCTGTCAATGCGAACGGTACACACAGTGCTTAGCAAGAAATGGCAGGGGGCAGCTTGGGTATTTATGGGGCTTTAGCAATGACCATTTACTACGCGTGcattgtcatttttttcttatctaagTTGatcttataaaaaattaatcCAGATACTTATTTGATTAGGGTAATAATATATTTATACACGGAACATCACTTTTATAAAAATTCCTTTATATGTCATATTAATTCTCTAAATAAAGGTCAACACATATTTTCGGAAATGGGAAATGCCGCcctcataaaaataaattatattttctaaaCAATATCATGTGATTTCACAAAATTTCATGCGACATCGGAGGTTGACATCTTTTTCAGctcttcatttattttcaatCCAGCTTGTACACGAGAACGAGATTAGCAATATCTATATATATCATATCATGCTGTCCTTTAATCGTCTAAAAATGATTGGCTAcggtttcaaatttcaaagaaatattgaaATTCATATGGAAAATTTAGAATGGTGGGCCAATATGAGGAGATATTAAGAaattagtgaatttttttttttgggtcgaaagtgAAACTTTGCTCATAATTTCGATAATATCAAACGTTACGACTCTTCTCTTAAGGCAATTGCGATTTTCCGAGGAATTTATGGTCGAGAGAGGGGATACTCCTTTAGATTTTTCTCCTGGTTTCCAATACGACAGGTCGTGTAGTAGCTAGTGTTGATATTTCTTCTGGACTCTTCTCTGGGAAATATACGTCATCGCTTTCGTCATCGCGCGCGATTCATCCCATTCTCCTAGCCAAGGGACCCGATTTTGCTTTCCTAGCAAGGCAAGGcccaaaaagtaaaataaaataaaataaaataaaaatctgtaAATcagcaaaggaaaaggaaaaaaaaaagaaaaaaaagggaataataCTTGGTCCCCTCTTTACTTTATGTGGGCCTTCGTGTACTGTCATGTAGATTGGCCCCCCCAACTCAAGACTTATTTTGCTACgacttaggctccatttatttcgccaCATAtgaatcatttaaaaaatattttttatacgAAAAAATCGCTCTTATCACTTGCAAAAATATACGaacgatcattttcaaaaaaaaaaaatatttttcaaattgctcaTATTCTGTGAAACAAAGAGAGCCTTTGATTAATACAAGAAGAGAAGTACCGACGAAGCAAATTTCCATTGCCATACATTATGTAAGAGCGCAGCCTTAGGAAAGGTTCAGGTTCGACGAGGGACACGCCTCCATGAAAGCTCAGGCGCTCGAGCAATTCAATAATCTTGCTGGGAGCAAAGAGAGAATGACGGAAAGGTGGGAGGGGGGGGGTTAGGCTTATGCTGTGATCTTCTCTTCGGTTTAATTCTTGAGTTCTCATGTGTCGTTAAGAGTTTGCATAATGTTCCTCGTGACAGGAACGACAATGAACTAGACAAGCCCTAATTGACGGAAATCCTCGAAAACACCTGTTTGAGTACAGGACATCGCGTGAGACACGACGCGGTGTCGGGGTGTGTTGGCCCGAAGCATCTCATTTTGGATCTTAAATCTTCTCGATTATTATTCAACATCTAATCTGTTTATGATTGAATGTGTATTGCCTTttggaacttttgggcaaaagtcgaaaaagatatgATTGGTGAGACCATATCTCGATTGGTTTGCTTGAGCTTTTGGACTTTTTGGCCTGTGTCATTTGTCAAGGATCTCAGTACGACTAATTGTCATTTTGTCGTGCGGAAAGAAAGCCGTGAAACCAGACGAGATGTATCTTACTTATGAGCGTCTCGAAGACACTTTGTTAAACATatttactagaaaaaaaaaaagtataatttgATGGACTACCGATTATGCATATCGCGAGAATAGTTTACATATTAAAAGGCATAAAATTATTGTGGTCGGTTAAAAAGTGCCTCcacaaagttaaaaaagaagaaaaagaagaagaagaagaagtagaactCTTTTGCCTAGTCTCCCTCAATCAACGAAAGACTgggagagagaaggaaataGCGGTGGCCTATTTTGATGGGCGGCCTTCAATTCGTGAAGATTTCATTAGGAGTAGTTGGTGAAGACTAAAGGCTAACTCAATACGTCCGCCAGCCTTGGTAGGTgtttcatgaatttctaaacgTTCAGGCTTGCGCATCttcattcggaaaaaaaaaaaaaaaattaagagagcAACATTAGCTattaagacaaaaaggaaacacGGGAGGGATTTCGAAGAACGTCTCTTActtgaaaggaaaatgttttcttgacaGAATCGTCGATGACGGTAGACGGTATAATATCAATCGTAGGTCCACACACTATCACTCCTCATTTTGTATAAATCGCTCGTTGATTGAAAGACCGTGTGGTCATGATCGTGTATTCATGCCCTGACCAGAACCTTATGTTACACAAAAATTACTGATTTCACATGATGCCTTACTTCTATGTGACATGATCACCTAGTAGGATAAGATGAAAAGAAGACACGACGAAAGGTCCTGTCAGATTACAGAACTTCAGGAAAACAAAGGAAGTCCCTTACGAGCCACAGGATCACTAACCAAGATAGCGAATTCCGACAGTCACACCGCGGGAAGAGAACAGGGTCCAGCAAAAGCGGAAGCAGAGTCCCCTGCTCTACGCCCATCGCTTTGTTGCTCTCCAAGATGAAGGCACACGCCTTTCGTGGGTCGTGGAGAGCTTTGGACAGGCTCTCCCTCTCCATGCATCTCTTGCCCCGCGCAACGAGCTCCGGGCATACGGCTTCGATGCTGAAGTTCCCACACGTCTCGTTAAGTGTCGAACCAGCAGTAGAAGCCGATGATCGCTATGTCCAAGAACCCGAACTTCTCGCCCACGAAGAAAGGCTCGTCTCCCAGCTCACTTTCTACTAGTTTCAGACATTCGATGTATTCCTTCTTCGCCCGCATCCTGTTCTTCCCCTTGCATCGTCCACACCATCTTCGCGACGTCACAGAACTGAAAAGTTGTTGGTTTTTGTAGTTTACTTCATAATGGTACCGCATCAGAAAGATTCATTAGAATCAAGACAAGCTGACTACCAGTATTAGCAATTCTTGCCTGCAATATTACTTGTGCAACATCATCAACTTCCAACAATAACGAATTAGAAGACTATAAAAGCAGAGGAGCTAATACCTTCTTGTTGTTAGGAGGAAGTTCAATTTTAAAGGAAACAAAATTACCATATTTTGTTGAAAAGACTTTGATTtatattttcgggatttattacaaatatatctcTATGCATTTTGTACTTAATATTCCTAACGTTTTTAATCTGATAGAAGCAATATTCATGGTAGATGTAGACCGATACGAGAATCATGACGAGATATATTTTGATCTTTGATTTATCCTCATTATTTAATCAATCTTATTCTTGCTTACTTTAGCATGTTAAGTTTCTCTCACTAACAGTCAATTATTTGGTTAGGATTGCATTcctaaattaaattgattgactaaTCAATCTCAAAGATATTCTCGAGACTTTCCATTCAAGGAgttttgattgattggcaatcatcCGATAGACACTTATCTTTATTAGATGCTTAGTTTAAGGATTCTAAGATTTGTTTGTATGGGTGAATAAATCATCTCAAAATTCTGATTTGATCTCACCTCAATGGCTTGTGATCTTTATTCTTCAATCAATCAATGGCTAGTTTTTGGAGATTAATCCTCGGAGTGGTTCTGTCCAACGGGAAGCGTGGAAGACGAGAAGCATAAAGAGCACAAAGTTCGAAGACCAgtgagagagatcaagaattcATCATCCTTATTCCAAGAGAGCTTGTGAGAGGTATAATACGGAGTCACGTGTGTAGAGTGAGTAACCTTGATAGAAGCAGAGCTCGCTTCCGTTGGAAGTGCTTGTGTTCAAGTAATCACATCTTTCTGTAATAACTCATTTGATTGCCCAGTGGAATCCAGCCAGTAGGCCGTTAGTATGGAAGAGTGAACGTAGGCTTACCaaaagccgaatcactataatcTCTTGTGATTTGTCTTCTACTCTCTACTcgcctctatttattatttAGTAGAATCATCGCATGATTCTGCTAATTACCTTTGCTCTTATTTAACTCGATTATTTTAATTCCGCATTATTTATCCAAGTTAAATTACAAACACCTATTCATCCCCTCTAAGTGTTAAGCTTAGCCAAAACAACACTTGTTGAAGAAATCATCCCCTCTAAGCGTTAAATTAAACACTCACATATAGAACGTCGCGTTTTTAATATAATATACCGATTTTGTAAAGGAGGGCTATTAACTATCACTTAGAATGTTCAAATATTAAATATAGTTTCATCTACTTTATACATTAACGATTTCCCACTGTTTGGATGGACAACAACTTTCAATTCGATAAAAACCAGACCCTATGGCGTGCCGATAGAATCCGACCGCATATCCGCCCAGTTCTTGATCAAGCTTCTCCATTTACTTGCCGACAATGCATTGCGATGTGGCAGCGCAGAAAGATACAACTCTCTAGAGCAGCAGAGGGAAGAGCACGTAAAATCAACAAAGAAGAAGACCACTCGCTCCGCTCGCAACTCCTCAGCCCTTCACTTGTTTTGGTCGGCAAACAAGGATAGCGAAGGCGAAGCTGGAAGACACATGTAGTTTTGCGTTGCCAATAGACTACATAAGGAAGGGGGGGCTCAGTACCAAATACAAgacaagctctaccaattcaaTGCCCGCTAATGCGTAAAGTACGGGCGGCCTATACGGCTACTTCGCTTTTTAGTGCTCTTGATAGCGAAGGATGGCCACACCCTCCGCCTCTATATTTGGTTCATGAGttctgatctttttttttttttttttggcgacgTCAGTTCATGTTCAACCCTTCCAAGAATATGGACAAGCTGCAAACTGTGAGATTTGCTGTGAAATTTGCACCTAGCAAACTCGCAGTGGCCAGAAGGCATCCCTTGCTAATTCAATTAATAATCTGGGAACTATTAGGCGTCTGCTTTTAAGGTATATCTTCCTTCTCAGTATGTTGATCACCCAGGCTACAAAACTACGGTTGAAGAGTAAACAAGTAGGTCATACATGCCATGTTATCGGTCTTCTGTGCCTCCGCTCATACGATATGACGTCTATGCCAACAACCAGGGACTTGTTGTGAAAGTCTTAATAGTAAGTCCAATTCGATGTAGATAACACAGTTGGGCAGAgcaattttgctttttttttttttaatggccaATGGTGGGCTAGAGCAGTTGAAAATGTATCAATAATACATTTGTTTAGGAGTCTCTACAAAATCATGTTGTCTCATCCTGACCGGTAGGtccatcttttctttccttatcAAGAGCAGTGCTTGTTGTATTTCAGTATCAACCGCGAGTGATGACAGGTCAAAGTGAGTAATGTGTCGTGCCTCCTGAAATTGTTTTTAGGCACTTTCAATGCCAATTATAATATTCAATGGCATAACAACCAAGCCTTAGGACTGATTAAGCAATGAGATTGTTGATTGTAACTGGTCTAAGACTATCTGAAGCAGTTGCTTCACAAGATGAAGAACATAAGAGTAGTTCACGACTGAGGACAGTTAACAAAGAGTAGGCTTCCTCCTCCCACTGCCTTTTTCAGCTCCGATAGGTATGCAAATCGCAGTCCGTAAATCACGAGCATAAAAAGGGAACATGCGAAAGATTTTGAAGAACATTCGAAAACCAGAAATGTACTCATGAGCCGGCCAGAACCTTACATTGCCTGAGCACAACATCATTTAGCATGCCTTACTTCCATGCGGGATGATCGCCTAGTAGTACAAGATGAAGAGAAGACACAACGAAGTGTGTCCTCTCAAATTACAGAACTCTTAAGAAAACAAAGAAGTCTCCCTTTCGAGCACAGGATCGCTAACAAAGATAGCAAATTCCAACAGCCACGCAGCGGGAAGAAAACAGGGTCGGGCAAAAGCAGAAGCACAGTACGCTACTCCATGCCCATCTTTTTCTTCCACTCCAAGGCGAAGGCACACACCTTTCGTGGGTCGGGGAGAGTTTTGGACACACTCTCCTTCCCCATGCATCTCTTGCCCCACGCAATGAGCTTGGGGCATTCGGCTTCGATGCTGAAGTTCCCACACGTCTCGTAGGTGTGGAACCAGCAGTAGAAGCCGATGATCGCTATGTCCAAGAACCCGAACGTCTTGCCCCCGAAGAAAGCCTTGTCTCCGAGCTCACTTTCTACTAGTTTCAGGCATTCGATGAATTCCTTCTTCGCCACATCTTGTTCTTCCCCTTTTGTCGCCCACACCTTCTTTCCGAGATCATAGAACTGCAaacctttttgatttttggatcaGAAGGAATCACTAGAATCATCACAAGCTGACTATTAGGATTAGCAATTCGTGCTGCAATATTGCTTTGGCAACATGCGTCGATGTTATCACAAGAATTCTGCTGTCCAACCATTTCTAGTCCATGTTGGGAGGGTCATTTTGTTTATTAGTTAGTATTTGTTAACTTCAGTACATATTAAATGAAAAGCCATACAAAGTATATCCGATGGTGAATTGATGATATGACGACTTAAGCACCAAGCCAAAGGCGAGATCAGATGATCTTTTTTTCGCATCAGCATGAGATCTAAATAAAGGCACGTAAATGTCAACAGACCGAATAATCATTAACGAATTCGACCACTATTATAACAGAGGAACTGATACCTTCTTGTCGACGAAATCGGCCCAGAATCTGGCCTAGGCTCGCTCGTATGGATCGGACGGCAGGAGAGGGGCCGTGTGGCTCCaggtctcatcgatgtattccaCAATGACGAGGGACTCGCACACGGGCTTGCCATTGTGGATGAGGATGGGGATTTTCTTGTGACCGGGTTCATCTGCAGGAGGAGCTGGCTCTTGTTCACCATGTCCTCATCCCTGAACTCGTACTCGACCCCTTTCTCGGCCAGCGCTGTCCGGCACCTCATCCCGTACATGCTCACCCAGAAGTCCAGGAGGATCACTTCATCGGCCATTTCCTTCAAAGTCGCGTCCTTGGCCCTTCAGAACCGAAGCAGAGGAATATCGAAGTGTTAAGGAGTGAATACTGGCGACTGTTGAGCAAGTAGTCGATCCAAGAGAGCTGAATCAAATTTACTAGAAAAGCACGAACGTTAGGTCAGAAAAAGAGTATCGGGCAGTGCTTTTCTTTGGGTCGCGGGCGGCGTATTGGACCCCGTCGTTTCTCAGCATATTCTTCTTGGAACTAGAGGAAGCATTGTGTGAGAACAATAACTGGTCAATCATAGAATAATACTCTGTTTCTCAGCAAAACAGATAGCTGGGCTTGAAATTTGATCCATGTCCTCACTTTTTAATGACAAAGAATGCGTCGGCCATATAAGATGCTTTCTTAGGCaaaacacacacatacacaatGGCTTTTTATGTCACTGAAACTTTTACTTATATGttcttgaatttcaatcttactCTAATAAGGGTCCAAGTCGAAATCTTTAACAAGGGTCCATGTATTTTTAGTCATCCATTTCAATCTTGATTTGCGGTCACGGCCACCCAACGGTTCGTACTCGGCTACTGCTAGCGGGAGCACGTCAGGTTTGTAAAATATCGGGGAGGCACCACCACAACTGGCGGTTCATCCAAGAGAAAGCCATAAAAAGCTCAGCTTTGTGGAACATTAGCAACGACGCCCAGAACGCAAGACTTCAGAGGGGAAATTTACCTTCTTGTCGACATAATCGGCCCAGAACCGGGCCTGAGGATGATGAAGGATTCGCAGACGGGCTTGCCGTCGTCCAACAGGGGACACGTCTCGGCCAGTGCCATCCTGCGCTTCATCCCGGATATGCTTGGCCAGAAGTCCAGGATGATCACATCGTCCACCATTGCTTCCGGTCACCACCAATCTTGAGAAGCAGAGCAATCGCGATTCTCAAGCACTGCGGTTCATTGATATGTTCGTTACATGATCTGCATTACCGATAACCTTCTTTACATAACCAATAAATATTCAAGGTATCGCATCATGTGGTAAATATAATTTCCTACATGTAGCATTGTTACTTGTTTTCCTCATCTAAGTTAcccatttaatttttaatctgGACAATTGGTTAATTTCTCAATGATGCCACATGCTGCCTCAGTCGTCTCTCAGCACAAGGGCGATCCCTTCCGATATGGAAGAGGACGAAATCTGGAGCAAGAGTGATGTTAGTCAGATGATGCTCCATTATCATTTGGGACCTGACGATCGATGCCATGTCGGAAGCATCTATTGCCTACATCGGGGAACCAAACATGCAAAGAAGCATCAAGCTATTTATAATGATTTTAACTTTGGCCTTTTAAGTTTTTTCACTTCAAGTTGAGGCTCTTGGTTTTCCTGCTTCAATTGTAGCCAAAGATCTAATCATAGCCGCTTTCAATCGGGCATAGGAACATCAATGCGGAGATATCATTTCTTGCAATGACATTCATCCATGCGGCAAAAGTTGGTGAGATTCACATTCTACTTTACAGAGAGCCCTTAAAATTCAATAGATTTAT from Rhodamnia argentea isolate NSW1041297 chromosome 2, ASM2092103v1, whole genome shotgun sequence encodes the following:
- the LOC115729613 gene encoding probable glutathione S-transferase parA; the encoded protein is MAGKVILLDFWPSMFGMRCRIALALKGIQYEYKEEDLRNKSDLLLQMNPIHKKIPVLVHDGKPVCESLIILHYIDETWPDKCPLLPSDPYQRAQARFWADYVDKKFYDLGRKVWTTKGEEQEMGKKELIGSIKLLEGELGDKPFFGGEKLGFVDIALVPFTTWFHAYEVCGSFSIEAQCPKLMAWTKRCLEIECVSKSLADPHKVCDFVLQLKKALGIE